Proteins encoded by one window of Corynebacterium amycolatum:
- a CDS encoding LysR family transcriptional regulator, with protein MYPSAVAELEALLTAARAGSISKAARELGINQQTMSARIARAEKALGITVFERSPYGVSPTENGQVLIDALPDLLAACHRFSGIAASLRSDDVPRHLTLAVSNTVAELYYPGWAAEFHRQHPAVKLSMVQANSREVRQLVANSAVDFGLVEGEAGRHDLEERIIGTDELVLAVPTGHPWTERAAVHNAISTEELRTTPLVIREPGSGSRQVVEDTLGTLTEPAGEFGSLSAQRAGMIALAAPTIIARGAIRDQVTLGRIVIVPTDTRFTRNLSAVMRRGSETSGDISEFIRIASPILSKHEQSQ; from the coding sequence ATGTACCCCTCCGCTGTGGCCGAACTCGAAGCACTTCTCACCGCCGCCCGTGCAGGCTCGATCTCCAAGGCCGCGCGTGAGCTAGGCATCAATCAGCAGACCATGTCCGCACGCATCGCGCGGGCGGAAAAAGCGCTGGGAATCACCGTCTTCGAACGCTCCCCCTACGGCGTATCTCCCACGGAAAACGGGCAAGTGCTTATCGACGCCCTCCCAGACCTCCTCGCCGCCTGCCACAGGTTTTCGGGCATTGCCGCCAGCTTGCGTTCCGACGATGTTCCCCGCCACCTCACCCTTGCGGTGTCCAACACTGTCGCTGAGCTCTACTACCCCGGCTGGGCCGCCGAGTTCCACCGGCAACATCCCGCAGTCAAACTGTCGATGGTGCAGGCAAACTCCCGTGAGGTGCGACAACTAGTGGCCAACAGTGCGGTGGACTTCGGCCTGGTAGAGGGCGAGGCTGGTCGACACGACCTCGAAGAACGGATCATCGGCACCGACGAACTGGTCCTCGCCGTGCCGACGGGGCATCCGTGGACTGAGCGGGCTGCGGTGCATAATGCAATATCCACCGAGGAACTGCGCACTACCCCGCTTGTTATTCGCGAACCCGGTTCCGGCAGCCGGCAGGTGGTGGAAGATACGCTCGGCACTCTCACCGAGCCCGCCGGCGAATTCGGTTCCCTTTCAGCACAGCGCGCCGGCATGATTGCGCTGGCAGCGCCAACAATCATCGCCCGTGGCGCAATCCGCGATCAGGTAACACTTGGGCGCATCGTCATTGTCCCCACTGACACCCGCTTCACCCGCAACCTCAGCGCCGTCATGCGTCGCGGCAGCGAAACTAGCGGGGACATTTCGGAATTTATCCGCATTGCAAGTCCTATACTTAGCAAGCATGAGCAATCCCAATGA
- a CDS encoding carboxymuconolactone decarboxylase family protein, which translates to MSNPNDELFSSDRYDAGIQIRREVMGDEFVDAALARNAGSDGETLQKHITATVWGSVWSREGLAKRDRSLLNIGMLVALRATEELRGHIKGALANGLTRTEITEAIVHASGYCGAPAALSAMKVAQEVLVAELGPLDDDDR; encoded by the coding sequence ATGAGCAATCCCAATGATGAACTCTTTTCCTCCGACCGCTATGATGCCGGCATCCAAATTCGCCGCGAGGTAATGGGCGACGAATTCGTCGATGCCGCCCTCGCCCGCAACGCTGGTTCCGACGGAGAGACCCTGCAGAAGCACATCACGGCCACCGTCTGGGGCTCCGTCTGGAGCCGTGAAGGCCTGGCCAAGCGTGATCGCTCCCTGCTCAACATTGGAATGCTCGTCGCTCTGCGCGCCACCGAAGAGCTGCGCGGCCACATCAAGGGTGCCCTCGCCAACGGCCTGACCCGCACCGAGATCACCGAAGCCATCGTCCACGCTTCCGGCTACTGCGGCGCACCGGCCGCTCTGTCCGCGATGAAGGTCGCGCAGGAAGTGCTCGTCGCTGAGCTCGGACCGCTTGACGACGACGATCGGTAG
- a CDS encoding acyltransferase family protein gives MNSAKSTYVPELTSIRAIGAFGVLLTHAAFWTGHYTDDWWGRLSGRFEIGVTIFFVLSAFLLTGRWLGWPDDVPAKPPSLRKYFISRAKRVLLAYWIVVTAVFLIHAADDPPPAGGGLQGWLRSMSFTQTLQFGWIHPGLPQMWSMVVEVGFYLVLPLVGLAIWTVTKGRLRPGPTLAIIIGFGLIGPVWTVLSHQENLLPVVARLWPMAYFDWFAIGMLLAYGRKVGWRVNLAASWLIALALFFLSTTTHVGPATLVPDDVDQALWKTTLYGLSAGAFVAPIALGTEVRWLRHPALMWLGEVSYEFFLVHVLVMDWVMTLMGYQTFQGSMLAVAIVTAAFALPLSWLLRRITDVLTRRPGPASPWATYRSSSSSGPSSATSTSCATFIADRAAGAPQ, from the coding sequence ATGAATTCGGCCAAGTCCACCTATGTTCCGGAGTTAACCAGTATCCGTGCAATCGGCGCATTCGGCGTCCTGCTCACGCATGCCGCGTTCTGGACTGGACATTACACGGACGATTGGTGGGGGCGCCTCAGCGGTCGATTCGAAATTGGTGTCACCATCTTCTTTGTGCTCAGCGCGTTTCTGCTTACAGGACGTTGGCTCGGTTGGCCTGACGACGTCCCCGCGAAACCGCCTAGCCTGAGGAAATACTTCATCAGTCGTGCCAAGCGAGTCCTGCTGGCCTATTGGATTGTGGTCACTGCGGTATTCCTCATCCACGCCGCAGACGACCCGCCACCGGCCGGTGGCGGTCTGCAAGGCTGGCTGCGGTCGATGTCTTTTACTCAGACTCTCCAATTCGGCTGGATTCACCCGGGCTTGCCGCAGATGTGGTCGATGGTGGTGGAAGTCGGCTTCTACTTGGTATTGCCGCTGGTGGGGCTTGCCATCTGGACGGTTACAAAGGGGCGGCTGCGCCCCGGTCCGACGCTGGCCATCATTATTGGTTTTGGCCTCATTGGCCCGGTCTGGACTGTGCTGTCGCACCAGGAAAACCTGCTGCCGGTGGTGGCACGGCTGTGGCCGATGGCGTATTTTGACTGGTTCGCTATCGGTATGCTGCTGGCCTATGGGCGAAAGGTTGGCTGGCGCGTTAATTTGGCTGCAAGTTGGCTGATAGCGCTAGCGCTGTTTTTCCTATCCACGACCACGCATGTGGGGCCAGCAACCTTGGTGCCGGATGATGTCGATCAGGCGTTGTGGAAGACCACATTGTACGGCCTATCCGCTGGTGCATTCGTGGCCCCGATTGCACTGGGTACGGAGGTAAGGTGGCTTCGTCATCCAGCCTTGATGTGGTTGGGAGAGGTCTCATACGAGTTCTTCCTCGTCCACGTGCTGGTCATGGACTGGGTGATGACGTTGATGGGCTATCAGACCTTCCAAGGCTCGATGTTGGCAGTGGCAATCGTCACCGCTGCCTTTGCCCTGCCACTGTCGTGGCTGCTGCGCCGCATCACTGATGTGCTTACGCGGAGGCCAGGGCCTGCGAGCCCGTGGGCTACCTACCGATCGTCGTCGTCAAGCGGTCCGAGCTCAGCGACGAGCACTTCCTGCGCGACCTTCATCGCGGACAGAGCGGCCGGTGCGCCGCAGTAG
- a CDS encoding lactate/malate family dehydrogenase, producing the protein MKHSKLVCIGLGHVGSYVLTYAMESGLFAEIATIDTAAGVAHGEALDQSQSTGVPGTDYVNVHAGDYSDCADADMIIVAAGASILPDPDDPDSRPDRAGLAKLSGEVVRDVMPGIVKHTLDAIVLFITNPLDAVVHLAHTEFDYPAEKLFGTGTMLDSARLRWVVAKQLGIDPKSVTGYMMGEHGLTAVPILSTLNVQGVRWTELEKWHGTPLPSPQEIQDAVVGAAYDVLNAKGWTNAGVARSALEIARAVMLDQNSVHPVCTRLDGEYGLPDVSLSMPAVIGRGGIIRRMSPQLNSWELERLRESAQYILSTVENM; encoded by the coding sequence ATGAAACATTCAAAACTCGTTTGTATTGGTCTCGGTCATGTCGGTTCGTATGTCCTGACATATGCCATGGAATCCGGGCTGTTCGCTGAGATTGCCACAATTGACACAGCAGCAGGTGTCGCGCATGGCGAGGCTCTGGACCAATCCCAGTCCACTGGTGTTCCCGGCACGGACTATGTCAATGTGCATGCTGGCGACTACAGCGATTGCGCCGACGCGGATATGATTATCGTCGCTGCTGGTGCGTCCATTCTCCCGGACCCGGACGACCCGGATTCCCGTCCGGACCGTGCTGGATTGGCCAAGCTCAGCGGGGAAGTTGTTCGCGATGTCATGCCGGGAATCGTGAAGCATACGCTCGATGCGATTGTCCTCTTTATTACTAATCCGCTCGATGCGGTGGTGCACTTGGCACATACCGAGTTCGATTATCCCGCGGAAAAACTCTTTGGCACCGGCACGATGCTAGATTCGGCCCGACTGCGGTGGGTAGTTGCCAAGCAGCTGGGAATTGACCCAAAGTCAGTGACTGGCTACATGATGGGTGAGCATGGTCTTACTGCCGTACCGATTCTGTCCACGCTGAACGTGCAAGGTGTGAGGTGGACAGAACTGGAAAAATGGCATGGCACGCCGCTGCCTTCACCGCAAGAAATTCAAGATGCCGTAGTCGGGGCAGCTTACGATGTTCTCAATGCCAAGGGCTGGACTAATGCCGGTGTTGCACGCTCCGCTTTGGAAATTGCCCGCGCGGTGATGCTGGATCAAAACAGCGTCCACCCGGTGTGTACACGCTTGGATGGTGAATACGGGTTGCCGGATGTCTCGCTGTCGATGCCAGCAGTGATTGGCCGAGGTGGAATTATTCGCCGTATGTCGCCACAGCTAAACAGCTGGGAGCTGGAGCGACTGCGTGAATCTGCTCAGTACATCTTGAGCACCGTCGAGAACATGTAG
- a CDS encoding TatD family hydrolase translates to MRLIDTHFHYDFLPPASRERFKAGIAREGVEIIAQTVRPSGFIELERENLPMVAVGYHPWYIDDNYERELEIFREALPRTRFVGEIGLDFAPRRLDDVSAETQIHVLTSILDAVRASSLFHILSIHTVRSADMVLDLLEPRLDTSSSVAPGETFVPIFHRFGGTSDELTRLIRAGGYISVNPLMLRTKRGRAYVSQVPVDRLLLETDLPREPRSGDGAEMVAAEVIAALRETVAEVAALRNMDEAELTDALANNAKTIGI, encoded by the coding sequence ATGCGGCTCATCGATACCCACTTTCACTACGATTTCCTGCCACCGGCGTCGCGCGAGCGCTTCAAAGCCGGTATCGCGCGGGAAGGAGTGGAGATCATCGCGCAGACGGTTCGGCCCTCCGGATTTATCGAGCTAGAGCGCGAAAACCTACCCATGGTCGCCGTGGGCTATCACCCGTGGTACATCGATGATAATTATGAGCGTGAGCTCGAGATCTTTCGCGAGGCTCTTCCACGCACCCGTTTCGTCGGCGAGATTGGTTTGGACTTCGCGCCCCGCAGGCTTGACGACGTTTCCGCCGAGACTCAAATCCATGTCCTCACCAGCATCCTGGATGCTGTCCGAGCCTCGAGTCTGTTCCATATCCTTTCCATTCACACGGTTCGCAGCGCTGATATGGTCCTCGACCTGCTGGAACCGCGCTTGGACACCAGCTCCAGCGTCGCACCAGGCGAGACCTTCGTGCCCATCTTTCACCGCTTCGGTGGCACTAGCGATGAACTGACGCGGCTGATCCGCGCCGGTGGTTATATCTCCGTCAACCCGCTCATGTTGCGGACAAAGCGCGGACGGGCCTATGTGTCGCAGGTGCCCGTCGATAGGCTCTTGCTGGAGACAGATCTTCCGCGCGAACCTAGAAGCGGTGATGGGGCGGAGATGGTCGCTGCAGAGGTAATCGCTGCATTGCGGGAAACTGTCGCCGAGGTTGCGGCGCTGCGAAATATGGATGAAGCGGAGCTTACAGACGCTCTGGCAAACAATGCGAAAACGATAGGTATTTAA
- a CDS encoding tRNA threonylcarbamoyladenosine dehydratase, whose protein sequence is MTSERFARLKLLLGEEGLETLAESTVMVVGLGGVGSSCAEALARGGVGNLILIDGDVVEPSNLNRQALAFVSTIGRVKAEVMEAMVADINPDCTTYARQIFLTRENLSETFEQFPCPDYIIDAIDDVTGKIEIAQWCAENRIHLISAMGGGNKLDPSRLTFSKINKTKVCPLAKVVRQVCIRRRIRGLEVLYSSEEPVRIADKGSGTKAETLGTMSYIPPIMGQMLAGKVIRRLLGFEETPLAPRIGGPADENQPPTEK, encoded by the coding sequence ATGACCAGTGAACGTTTCGCACGATTGAAGCTACTCCTAGGGGAGGAGGGGCTGGAAACGTTGGCTGAATCTACCGTCATGGTTGTCGGACTCGGAGGCGTGGGATCCAGTTGTGCCGAAGCTCTCGCGAGAGGTGGCGTGGGCAACCTCATCTTGATCGACGGCGACGTCGTGGAGCCAAGTAATCTCAACCGTCAGGCGCTGGCGTTTGTCTCTACTATTGGCCGCGTTAAAGCCGAGGTCATGGAGGCAATGGTTGCCGATATCAACCCGGACTGTACGACCTACGCCCGCCAGATCTTCCTTACCCGTGAGAACCTGTCAGAGACCTTCGAGCAGTTCCCGTGTCCGGATTACATCATCGACGCTATCGACGATGTCACCGGGAAAATTGAGATCGCGCAGTGGTGCGCGGAAAATCGTATCCACCTCATTTCCGCTATGGGCGGCGGAAATAAGCTCGACCCATCTCGGCTGACCTTCTCAAAAATCAATAAGACAAAGGTCTGTCCGCTGGCGAAGGTCGTCCGTCAGGTGTGTATCCGCCGACGCATTCGCGGTCTTGAAGTGCTGTACTCCTCCGAAGAACCAGTGAGAATTGCGGACAAAGGCAGCGGCACCAAAGCGGAAACCCTCGGTACCATGAGCTACATACCGCCAATCATGGGGCAGATGCTGGCCGGAAAGGTCATTCGCCGTCTGCTCGGTTTCGAGGAAACCCCGCTGGCCCCGCGAATCGGTGGTCCGGCCGACGAAAACCAGCCACCAACAGAAAAATAA
- the gltX gene encoding glutamate--tRNA ligase gives MSDVRVRFCPSPTGTPHVGLIRTALFNWAYARHTGGKLVFRIEDTDAARDSEESYQAIIEALNWLGIDWDEGIDVGGPHGPYRQSQRKDIYADVLQRLIDAGEAYEAFSTAEEVEERHKAAGRDPKLGYDNYDRNLTEEQKEAFRAEGRKPVIRLRMPDEDIVFEDLVRGRIEFKAGLVPDFVIARSNGEPLYTLVNPVDDALMEITHVLRGEDLLPSTPRQIALYESLKRIGVAKFTPEFGHLPFVMGEGNKKLSKRDPQSNLFIHRDNGFIREGLLNYLALLGWSMDGDQDIFTMDEMVKAFDIHDVLSNPARFDQKKADAINADHIRMLDPKDFEQRLRTYLESHFDFPADYPEDKFAFLATLLQTRVKTLSDAWDLSKFLVVEEGEFTFDERSARRNFKEDAVAVLEATIAAVEPLSEEDFVTEKLEAALQKALIEDLELKPRKAFGPVRVAVTGAQVSPPLFESMELLGRSRSLSRLRKALEVTPFTAAQ, from the coding sequence ATGTCAGATGTTCGCGTACGCTTTTGCCCGTCGCCAACCGGTACCCCGCACGTTGGCCTCATCCGCACCGCCCTGTTCAATTGGGCATATGCCCGTCACACTGGTGGCAAGCTGGTCTTCCGCATCGAAGATACCGATGCCGCTCGCGACTCCGAAGAGTCCTATCAGGCAATCATCGAGGCCCTGAATTGGCTCGGTATTGACTGGGACGAGGGCATCGATGTCGGCGGTCCGCACGGCCCGTACCGCCAGTCGCAGCGCAAGGACATCTACGCCGATGTGTTGCAGCGCCTCATTGACGCTGGTGAAGCTTACGAGGCCTTTTCCACCGCTGAAGAGGTTGAGGAGCGCCACAAGGCCGCCGGCCGTGACCCGAAGCTGGGCTACGACAACTACGACCGCAACCTCACCGAGGAGCAGAAGGAAGCCTTCCGCGCAGAGGGGCGCAAGCCGGTGATCCGCCTGCGCATGCCGGACGAGGACATTGTCTTCGAGGACCTCGTTCGCGGTCGCATTGAGTTCAAGGCCGGCCTGGTTCCGGACTTTGTCATCGCCCGCTCCAACGGTGAACCTCTCTACACACTGGTTAACCCGGTGGATGACGCTCTAATGGAGATCACTCACGTCCTGCGTGGTGAGGACCTGCTGCCATCGACTCCGCGTCAGATTGCTCTCTACGAGTCGCTGAAGCGCATCGGTGTCGCCAAGTTCACTCCGGAGTTCGGCCACCTGCCGTTCGTGATGGGCGAGGGCAACAAGAAACTGTCCAAACGCGACCCACAGTCCAACCTCTTCATCCACCGCGATAACGGTTTCATTCGCGAGGGTCTGCTGAACTACCTGGCGCTGCTGGGCTGGTCCATGGACGGCGATCAGGACATCTTCACCATGGACGAGATGGTCAAGGCTTTCGACATCCACGATGTGCTGTCCAACCCGGCCCGCTTCGACCAGAAGAAGGCCGACGCTATCAACGCTGACCACATCCGCATGCTCGATCCGAAGGACTTCGAACAGCGTCTGCGCACCTACCTGGAAAGCCACTTCGACTTCCCGGCCGACTACCCGGAGGATAAGTTCGCTTTCCTGGCAACGCTGCTGCAGACCCGTGTGAAGACGCTTTCCGACGCCTGGGACCTCTCGAAGTTCCTGGTTGTGGAAGAGGGCGAGTTCACCTTCGATGAGCGCTCGGCACGCCGTAACTTCAAGGAAGACGCCGTCGCTGTCCTGGAGGCCACCATTGCAGCTGTGGAACCGCTCAGCGAAGAGGACTTCGTCACCGAGAAGCTCGAAGCTGCACTTCAGAAGGCCCTCATCGAGGACCTGGAGCTGAAGCCACGCAAGGCCTTTGGCCCGGTGCGCGTGGCTGTAACTGGTGCTCAGGTATCGCCGCCGCTGTTCGAGTCCATGGAGCTGCTTGGCCGCAGCCGTAGCCTGAGTCGACTGCGCAAGGCTCTCGAGGTCACTCCTTTTACTGCTGCTCAGTAA
- a CDS encoding TIM barrel protein — MSTIINCSTVYAHMSPHDAVNAARDDGYAAVEFWWPFDLAVPAPDEVSAFCDLFDDSLGLYAMNLWGGDMAAGQRGVLDTDGLPAGHLEAVSQIASATGLKCSNVLLGRSGELTDLQVQRLTEITAQLELSGVRALIEPLSGMSDYPITDPWQAEELAQQTGAGVLADFYHFAANGVDVDAWLTDVEAGRVSLPAHVQIADFPGRGAPGTGGVPLRSWVERLRAAGYAGEVAGEWTL; from the coding sequence ATGAGCACCATTATTAACTGTTCTACGGTCTACGCACACATGTCCCCGCACGACGCCGTCAACGCCGCGCGTGACGACGGCTACGCGGCCGTGGAATTCTGGTGGCCATTTGACCTCGCAGTGCCCGCACCCGATGAGGTTTCCGCTTTTTGTGACCTCTTTGACGACAGCCTTGGTCTTTATGCCATGAACCTGTGGGGAGGGGACATGGCAGCGGGACAGCGGGGAGTGCTCGATACAGACGGGTTGCCTGCCGGACACTTGGAAGCAGTCAGCCAGATTGCGAGTGCCACGGGGTTGAAGTGCTCGAATGTGCTGCTGGGGCGGTCTGGGGAGCTAACGGACTTGCAGGTGCAGAGGCTAACTGAGATCACTGCCCAGCTGGAGCTCAGTGGTGTCCGCGCGTTGATTGAGCCACTGTCCGGGATGAGCGATTATCCCATTACCGATCCCTGGCAGGCCGAGGAGTTAGCGCAACAGACTGGTGCTGGCGTGCTCGCGGACTTTTACCATTTTGCGGCCAATGGCGTGGACGTGGATGCCTGGCTCACCGATGTGGAGGCCGGAAGAGTGAGTCTGCCGGCGCACGTCCAGATTGCCGATTTCCCAGGCCGCGGCGCGCCGGGCACCGGCGGGGTGCCGCTGCGCAGCTGGGTTGAGCGGCTGCGCGCCGCTGGATACGCCGGTGAAGTGGCTGGGGAATGGACTCTGTAA
- a CDS encoding SDR family oxidoreductase, whose amino-acid sequence MTKTVVVTGGGAGIGREIALAFAADGWHVHICGRRIDALETVAAEADNITYSRCDITDPEQVRAMFENAQVATGTIDVAVLNAGLPGTPAEFGETDIEDFRAVIDTNVVGSYLCAREAFSRMKAGCEGKTEQAGGRILVNCSIAAQVPRAHTAAYATSKSALAGMTHVLALDGREYGITATRIDIGNAQTDLLGTFTGSEPMFDAKQAAETFLYAANLPAGAVIDQLTITAAGMPFLGRG is encoded by the coding sequence ATGACCAAAACGGTAGTAGTAACTGGTGGCGGCGCGGGCATTGGTCGCGAAATTGCTCTGGCTTTCGCCGCCGATGGCTGGCACGTGCATATCTGCGGCAGGCGTATCGACGCGCTCGAGACTGTTGCCGCCGAAGCGGACAACATCACCTACTCCAGGTGTGACATCACCGATCCTGAGCAGGTCCGTGCGATGTTTGAGAACGCGCAGGTGGCTACGGGAACCATCGATGTTGCAGTGCTCAATGCGGGGCTGCCCGGCACGCCCGCGGAGTTCGGAGAGACTGACATTGAGGACTTCCGGGCGGTCATCGATACGAATGTGGTCGGCTCGTACCTGTGTGCACGCGAGGCTTTTTCGCGGATGAAGGCGGGGTGCGAGGGGAAGACAGAGCAAGCGGGCGGCCGAATCCTGGTCAATTGTTCTATCGCAGCGCAGGTGCCGAGAGCGCACACGGCGGCGTACGCGACGTCGAAAAGCGCGCTTGCCGGAATGACCCACGTGCTTGCCCTCGACGGACGCGAGTATGGCATCACGGCAACGCGCATTGATATTGGCAATGCGCAGACTGACCTGTTGGGGACGTTCACAGGCAGCGAGCCGATGTTCGATGCCAAGCAGGCTGCGGAAACTTTCCTCTACGCCGCGAATCTGCCGGCAGGTGCCGTCATCGATCAGCTTACGATTACCGCTGCGGGTATGCCCTTTTTGGGCAGGGGTTAG
- a CDS encoding isochorismate synthase yields MSMENHPSLGGGNEEEQQEKSHPSNEPAATPKRSTRWDTSRPTTAPDFLLSRAHGSIRTQGIEEQISDPWLAAEGLHSGIHKMVVGALPFDLDKPAALTVPREVIRSSQPLEPPAHYRWNAPKPHASIVAYDPPLVEHAERIAAAIRTIEYSALEKVVLARAVELEIDPPIDPLLLASRLIDGSPNRDGFVVDLSPAGSDYEGKLLIGSSPEMLVRRTGDIVEAFPLAGSLPRSRNEEADRASARRLADSRKNLDEHAFVVDDIADNLAPLCSSLDVPDSPELMSTAEMWHLATHIRGRLKDPSLSALDLALVVHPTPAICGTPTESAFGVIQAVETDRGFYSGAVGWCDENGDGEFVVSIRCAEIDTEGSVARLWAGGGIVSHSDPEEEVTETSAKMGTVLRAFGVKGA; encoded by the coding sequence ATGTCCATGGAAAACCACCCCTCTCTGGGCGGCGGAAACGAAGAAGAGCAGCAGGAAAAGTCTCACCCGTCGAACGAGCCTGCAGCGACTCCGAAACGTTCGACGCGCTGGGACACGTCCCGCCCAACCACCGCTCCTGATTTTTTGCTCTCCCGTGCGCACGGCTCCATCCGCACGCAAGGTATTGAAGAGCAGATTTCCGACCCCTGGCTCGCAGCCGAGGGACTGCACTCGGGCATTCACAAGATGGTGGTCGGCGCCCTGCCCTTCGACTTGGACAAGCCCGCCGCCCTGACCGTTCCCCGGGAAGTCATCCGCTCCTCGCAGCCGCTGGAGCCACCCGCGCACTACCGCTGGAACGCACCGAAGCCTCACGCCAGCATCGTCGCTTACGATCCCCCGCTCGTTGAGCACGCTGAGCGCATCGCCGCAGCCATCCGCACCATCGAGTACTCGGCGCTGGAAAAGGTCGTGCTCGCGCGCGCTGTGGAACTCGAAATCGATCCCCCGATTGACCCACTCCTTCTCGCATCGCGGCTTATCGACGGATCCCCCAACCGTGATGGCTTTGTCGTGGATCTCTCTCCCGCCGGTTCCGATTATGAGGGCAAGTTGCTCATCGGTTCCTCCCCGGAGATGCTGGTCCGCCGTACGGGTGACATCGTTGAGGCATTTCCCTTGGCCGGGTCGCTGCCGAGATCCCGAAATGAAGAGGCGGACCGGGCGTCGGCTCGTCGTTTAGCGGACTCGCGCAAGAACCTGGATGAACACGCCTTCGTTGTCGATGACATCGCCGACAACCTGGCGCCGCTGTGCAGTTCGCTGGATGTTCCGGACAGCCCCGAGCTGATGAGCACCGCCGAGATGTGGCACTTGGCCACACATATCCGCGGTCGATTGAAGGATCCGTCGCTGTCCGCGCTGGATTTGGCACTGGTGGTGCACCCAACACCTGCCATTTGTGGCACGCCGACGGAATCCGCCTTCGGTGTCATCCAGGCCGTGGAAACCGACCGGGGCTTCTACTCCGGCGCTGTCGGCTGGTGCGATGAGAATGGCGATGGTGAGTTCGTGGTCTCCATTCGCTGTGCCGAAATCGACACTGAGGGGTCCGTGGCACGACTATGGGCCGGAGGCGGCATTGTGTCGCACTCCGACCCAGAAGAAGAAGTCACGGAAACCAGCGCCAAAATGGGCACTGTGCTCCGCGCTTTTGGAGTTAAGGGGGCTTAA
- a CDS encoding fumarylacetoacetate hydrolase family protein has translation MRIARIAHPEGMCFALVEGEGNEVTLHEIEGHPFGQLNKTGRSWPLADVRLLAPMLPSKVIAIGRNYADHVAEVFKKSAESLPPTMFIKPPTAVIGPEAPIRIPDFATNVEFEGELALVIGKPCKNVKKENAHDVIFGYTIVNDVSSRDLQFADGQWARAKGIDTFCPLGPWIQTELDYNELPIKAHLTHEGVTETKQDSNSNQMIMSIPEIIEFITASITLLPGDVICTGSPAGTAAMFPGDRIEIEIPGIGKLANPVERA, from the coding sequence ATGCGTATTGCTCGAATCGCCCACCCAGAGGGCATGTGCTTCGCGCTCGTCGAGGGCGAAGGCAATGAAGTTACTTTGCACGAGATCGAAGGGCACCCTTTCGGTCAGCTGAATAAGACTGGTCGTTCCTGGCCGCTTGCCGACGTACGTCTGCTCGCCCCGATGCTGCCGTCGAAGGTCATCGCTATTGGTCGTAACTACGCTGACCACGTCGCCGAGGTGTTCAAGAAGTCGGCAGAATCGCTGCCGCCGACGATGTTCATTAAGCCGCCGACGGCCGTTATTGGTCCGGAAGCGCCGATTCGCATTCCGGATTTCGCCACTAACGTCGAGTTTGAGGGCGAGCTGGCACTGGTTATTGGTAAGCCGTGCAAGAACGTGAAGAAGGAAAACGCTCACGATGTAATCTTCGGATACACCATCGTCAATGATGTTTCTTCCCGTGACCTGCAGTTTGCCGACGGTCAGTGGGCGCGCGCAAAGGGTATCGATACCTTCTGCCCGCTGGGCCCGTGGATCCAGACGGAGCTGGACTACAACGAGCTGCCAATCAAGGCGCACCTGACTCACGAGGGTGTTACCGAGACTAAGCAGGACTCCAACTCCAACCAGATGATTATGTCCATCCCGGAGATCATCGAGTTCATCACCGCCTCGATTACGCTGCTGCCGGGTGACGTCATCTGCACCGGCTCCCCGGCCGGTACCGCTGCGATGTTCCCGGGCGACCGCATCGAAATCGAGATTCCGGGTATCGGCAAGCTGGCCAACCCGGTGGAGCGGGCTTAA
- a CDS encoding 3'-5' exonuclease gives MLKFFKPRKKILDAPIRDNAWLAVDVETTGLDPSKDQLLSIGWVAVEDHDIVLEESGHLLIRPEREEVSVGESATVHGLTDDMVATGVEAEVAVGKLLEALRGRKLLAHYARMEVGFLDPLCRKYFDARFDVPVADTMTREYDAILRANREPVRDELRLWSLCDKYGIPRFKAHHAFNDALACALVWLAQESRGV, from the coding sequence ATGTTGAAGTTTTTCAAACCTCGCAAGAAAATCCTGGACGCACCTATCCGCGACAATGCTTGGCTCGCGGTAGACGTGGAAACCACAGGTCTGGATCCTTCCAAAGATCAGCTGCTTTCCATCGGTTGGGTTGCGGTGGAAGACCACGACATCGTGCTGGAGGAATCCGGTCACCTTCTCATTCGCCCAGAGCGCGAGGAGGTGAGCGTCGGCGAGTCGGCGACGGTGCATGGGCTTACCGACGACATGGTCGCAACCGGGGTAGAGGCAGAAGTAGCCGTCGGCAAGCTGTTAGAAGCTCTGCGGGGACGGAAGCTGCTGGCGCACTACGCGCGGATGGAAGTTGGGTTCCTGGATCCGTTGTGCCGGAAGTACTTTGATGCCCGCTTTGATGTGCCGGTGGCGGACACTATGACACGCGAGTACGACGCGATTCTGCGAGCCAACCGCGAGCCGGTCCGTGATGAGCTGCGGTTGTGGTCACTGTGCGACAAGTACGGCATTCCCCGTTTTAAGGCCCATCACGCGTTCAACGATGCGCTGGCTTGTGCACTGGTGTGGCTTGCGCAGGAATCGCGCGGAGTTTAA